From Melospiza melodia melodia isolate bMelMel2 chromosome 19, bMelMel2.pri, whole genome shotgun sequence, one genomic window encodes:
- the BHLHE23 gene encoding class E basic helix-loop-helix protein 23 — protein MAELKSLGSEAYLALAPGYGPSAFAYGAVRGGAEGPRGAYPGGGGADFHGGAMGKSAESSGEQSGDEEDGFEAGVKGGAGFEREGKLKGGALGKKPKEQRSLRLSINARERRRMHDLNDALDGLRSVIPYAHSPSVRKLSKIATLLLAKNYILMQAQALEEMRRLVAYLNQGQALSAPLPATLNPFGQSPVYPFGGAAVPGCPEKCTAFTGAASALCKHCNDKP, from the coding sequence ATGGCTGAGCTCAAGTCGCTGGGCAGCGAGGCGTACCTGGCGCTGGCCCCGGGCTACGGACCCTCGGCTTTCGCCTACGGGGCGGTGCGCGGGGGCGCCGAGGGCCCGAGGGGCGCCtaccccggcggcggcggggcggacTTCCACGGCGGGGCGATGGGCAAGTCCGCGGAGAGCAGCGGCGAGCAGAGCGGCGACGAGGAGGACGGCTTCGAGGCGGGCGTGAAGGGCGGCGCGGGCTTCGAGCGAGAGGGGAAGCTGAAGGGGGGAGCCTTGGGCAAGAAGCCCAAGGAGCAGCGCTCGCTGCGCCTCAGCATCAAcgcgcgggagcggcggcggatGCACGACCTGAACGACGCGCTGGACGGGCTGCGCTCCGTCATCCCCTACGCGCACAGCCCCTCGGTGCGGAAACTCTCCAAAATCGCCACGCTGCTCCTGGCCAAGAACTACATCCTCATGCAGGCGCAGGCCCTGGAGGAGATGCGGCGGCTGGTGGCCTACCTGAACCAGGGCCAGGCGCTGAGCGCCCCGCTGCCCGCCACCCTCAACCCCTTCGGACAGTCGCCCGTGTACCCCTTCGGCGGCGCGGCCGTGCCCGGCTGCCCCGAGAAATGCACTGCCTTCACAGGAGCCGCCTCCGCCCTCTGCAAACACTGTAACGACAAGCCTTGA